A portion of the Gigantopelta aegis isolate Gae_Host chromosome 10, Gae_host_genome, whole genome shotgun sequence genome contains these proteins:
- the LOC121384691 gene encoding ubiquitin-conjugating enzyme E2 S-like has protein sequence MSGISNVENLSPQIIRQVSKELGDLTSRPPEGIKVFMNDEDITDIQAVIDGPAGTPYAGGYFRMKLVLGKKFPSEPPKAYFLTKIFHPNVAPNGEICVNTLKKDWKAELGLKHILLTIKCLLIVPNPESALNEEAGKLLLGQYTDYSLRAKMFTEIHAKPPKVAAGDLVTVTDDKFNEGPMAKKHAGDKKLLAKKKKDKKKVLKRL, from the coding sequence atgtCTGGCATTTCTAATGTTGAAAACCTGTCACCTCAGATCATCAGACAGGTATCAAAGGAGCTGGGAGATTTGACGTCTCGGCCTCCAGAAGGTATCAAAGTGTTTATGAATGATGAGGACATCACAGACATCCAGGCAGTTATAGATGGACCAGCTGGAACACCCTATGCTGGAGGATACTTCCGTATGAAACTGGTGTTAGGAAAGAAGTTTCCATCAGAACCACCCAAAGCCTACTTTCTCACAAAAATCTTTCATCCTAATGTGGCACCCAATGGTGAAATCTGTGTGAACACACTCAAGAAGGACTGGAAGGCTGAATTGGGACttaaacacattttgttgacgATAAAATGCCTGTTGATTGTACCAAATCCTGAGTCTGCCCTCAACGAAGAAGCCGGGAAGTTGCTTTTGGGACAGTACACTGATTACTCACTTCGAGCAAAAATGTTTACAGAAATACATGCAAAACCACCAAAAGTTGCAGCTGGGGATTTAGTCACAGTAACAGATGACAAGTTCAATGAAGGCCCCATGGCCAAGAAACATGCTGGTGATAAAAAATTACTAgccaagaagaaaaaagataaaaagaaagtGCTGAAGAGATTGTGA